In Fibrobacter sp., a genomic segment contains:
- a CDS encoding VWA domain-containing protein encodes MKDSIFLQLFKTYGISASHTGNGMVAVDSSGRAWAIDSAGITRTFTKVIESDSIKIYAVPDSDNVFDHWEKVSGSCDIENPKKDTTRVMHVLSDCKVKATFRPGEIYSITATPTRYNFVENTYAKKVSHGHTGVRFVFVAPSTGTFNIVVSNDALQDSLYYLQYKKTSYDTLTASRRFVGTYSKTLNLTAGDSVCIVVYKYKRNDNPFYISYATQSYNLALGSAGNGQALPDTGYATAYAGSKYSIGAKADSGYRFSNWQVVLGAPSVDDFEAPYTFVSLNGNAELKAVFKQSQIYTLSGTKKTFNFQDNYYNESTKSAIRFTWTPPDTNAYVVRFEPVDSLCAFFRDYGNDDTFENGSTESKVKGATAILVKGTPGEPLYWTLRDSSVIIPNKSFAAWISTPYKLNVESSKGGLISPSGDVSVSPGSKTVVNAWPHGGYVFKNWASIMGNLEIDKPDESRTTILQEDSVCSVRAVFAVDTAARPSVQISKLDLNNYPQICAQVSVTDLQNGHAFNGLTSRDFILTEDGQKINAQVTSIQKVTGISVALVVDQSTSMRTNDRMTKALEAMRDFVGRMGPYDRTAIVGFVGSVKVKDPNASADSKDSIMVDSVIVHQTMTTNKPLLLNAIDSIKAIGSTNIITGAYVGVKQIVDEINPTAVIIFSDGANGSGGININTAIDYANQNNTNIYSIALESTVKYPLQELARNTGGTFSMASDASELAGLYSVIRDNILSQYLVCYQTPDTVQNGETHDVVIGMTFNNITARDTVQWNETTLPPSISLTEDTWNLVKNPQTANSSLTIGVYIKSMLDIASAQVYLREVNAMGGQFTSYNMQHVRDSLWEFSVPASLVVAPGLDFYVTATDTAGQTGKTPRIPTPSMEPYTIFIDNDMPVVDVVSVACEDSASDLKTFSFRITDSDGIDDVTLYYKDYNDILFRTLPLNYSAEKDTWNGTLHANTQDFTVIHYYLRARDAMGATVRYVSNGYSVTGACEVKSFVTDSIPDGSQEFNHRDSIVYSLIADLAEMYDSDLDGKADFVRIHFKNESDNKVLSIDSIFWNSNRGEWRFAEGWNIQKSRSDAKWTEAYINEPFQYGLTKADSVRKPFLSFTTTGSNTLENVALKDKVGAVPMRAVKRQGKLNLEKYMDPHSDIPPDTLVIQMSEPILSTGGENAWEGLFRYSTSCEDTVTNALITSVPPTVEENGLRWTFLLDDFSIKTGFCLRTSPEADFADMAGNTPGRGGVEIRGMDGVVYITGIKPLQPVSGIGESPAWIPPGGFGWEQLPDTLSAISVKAMAPYTADIYIFDGISIFVNHMEQKFGYDGEMDNPLRDNEDGSNLGFLYWDQLSNKGRKAGTGVYIWKIIFTFEDGHKETVTIKTGIKR; translated from the coding sequence ATGAAGGATTCCATATTCCTTCAGCTGTTCAAGACATACGGCATAAGCGCTTCGCATACGGGAAACGGAATGGTTGCCGTTGATTCCTCGGGTAGGGCTTGGGCGATTGATTCTGCTGGCATAACGCGGACTTTTACCAAGGTCATTGAAAGCGATTCCATTAAAATATACGCCGTTCCGGATTCGGATAACGTCTTTGATCATTGGGAAAAGGTTTCGGGTTCCTGCGATATCGAGAATCCCAAGAAAGATACGACCCGGGTAATGCACGTTCTCAGTGACTGTAAAGTGAAGGCGACTTTCCGGCCGGGTGAAATCTATTCCATTACAGCTACTCCGACCCGATACAACTTTGTCGAAAATACCTATGCGAAGAAGGTCTCGCACGGGCATACTGGCGTCAGGTTCGTTTTTGTCGCTCCGAGTACAGGGACTTTTAACATTGTCGTGTCAAACGACGCTCTACAGGATTCCCTCTATTACCTCCAGTATAAAAAGACCAGTTATGATACCTTGACTGCTTCGCGGAGGTTCGTCGGTACCTATAGTAAAACATTGAACCTCACTGCCGGGGATTCTGTGTGTATCGTCGTTTATAAGTATAAAAGGAACGACAACCCCTTCTATATCAGTTACGCAACGCAGTCGTACAACCTCGCGCTCGGTTCCGCCGGGAACGGGCAAGCCCTTCCGGATACGGGGTATGCGACGGCCTACGCTGGTTCCAAGTATTCGATTGGTGCCAAGGCGGATTCGGGATATCGTTTTTCTAACTGGCAGGTAGTGCTTGGAGCGCCTTCGGTGGATGATTTTGAAGCGCCTTACACGTTTGTGAGTCTCAACGGCAATGCTGAATTGAAGGCCGTGTTCAAGCAGAGCCAGATTTACACACTTAGCGGAACGAAAAAGACCTTCAACTTCCAGGACAATTATTACAATGAATCTACCAAGTCGGCAATCCGTTTCACCTGGACTCCGCCCGACACCAACGCCTATGTCGTCCGGTTTGAACCTGTCGATTCGCTATGTGCGTTTTTCCGGGATTACGGGAACGATGACACTTTCGAGAATGGTTCCACAGAAAGCAAGGTAAAAGGGGCTACCGCTATCCTTGTTAAGGGAACGCCGGGCGAGCCGCTTTATTGGACGCTTCGAGACAGTTCCGTCATTATTCCGAACAAGTCTTTTGCGGCGTGGATTTCGACGCCCTATAAGTTGAACGTAGAAAGCTCCAAGGGCGGTCTTATTAGCCCGTCTGGTGATGTATCTGTCAGTCCGGGGAGCAAGACTGTAGTCAATGCTTGGCCGCACGGAGGTTACGTTTTCAAGAACTGGGCTTCAATCATGGGCAATCTCGAAATCGACAAGCCGGACGAGAGCAGGACTACCATCCTCCAAGAAGATTCCGTATGTTCAGTCAGGGCGGTATTTGCCGTAGATACGGCGGCGCGGCCTTCGGTGCAGATATCGAAACTCGACCTGAACAATTACCCTCAAATTTGTGCGCAGGTTTCCGTTACGGATCTCCAGAATGGGCATGCCTTCAACGGATTGACTTCTCGCGATTTTATTTTGACGGAAGATGGCCAAAAGATTAATGCGCAGGTTACGAGCATTCAAAAGGTTACCGGTATATCCGTCGCTCTCGTTGTAGACCAGAGTACTTCAATGCGAACCAACGATCGTATGACCAAGGCTCTCGAGGCCATGCGCGATTTTGTAGGTAGAATGGGCCCCTATGACAGGACGGCTATTGTCGGTTTTGTTGGCAGCGTCAAGGTAAAGGATCCCAATGCTTCCGCTGATTCGAAGGATTCCATCATGGTTGATTCTGTCATAGTCCACCAGACCATGACTACCAATAAACCGCTGCTGCTAAATGCTATAGATAGCATTAAGGCTATCGGCTCGACGAATATCATCACGGGGGCGTATGTCGGAGTAAAGCAAATCGTTGATGAAATTAACCCGACAGCGGTCATCATCTTTTCGGATGGAGCCAATGGCTCTGGTGGGATAAATATAAACACCGCGATTGATTATGCAAATCAGAACAATACCAACATCTATTCTATCGCACTCGAGTCAACAGTAAAATACCCGCTGCAGGAACTTGCCAGGAATACGGGGGGAACGTTCTCCATGGCTAGCGATGCTAGCGAACTGGCGGGCCTCTACTCCGTCATCCGCGACAACATCCTCTCGCAGTATCTCGTTTGCTACCAGACTCCCGATACGGTTCAGAACGGGGAAACGCATGACGTCGTAATAGGCATGACGTTCAACAATATTACTGCTAGGGATACCGTTCAGTGGAACGAGACGACGCTTCCGCCATCTATTTCGCTTACAGAAGATACTTGGAACCTGGTCAAAAATCCTCAAACGGCGAATAGCTCGCTGACGATTGGCGTTTACATAAAGTCGATGCTTGATATTGCGTCGGCGCAAGTGTACTTGCGTGAGGTGAATGCCATGGGCGGACAGTTTACGAGTTACAATATGCAGCATGTTCGCGACAGCCTTTGGGAATTCAGCGTTCCTGCAAGTCTCGTTGTGGCTCCCGGTTTGGATTTTTATGTCACCGCGACAGATACGGCCGGACAGACGGGAAAGACTCCGAGAATTCCAACCCCGTCCATGGAACCGTATACCATCTTTATCGATAATGACATGCCTGTTGTAGATGTCGTCTCTGTAGCATGCGAGGATTCTGCATCGGATTTGAAGACGTTCTCTTTCCGGATTACCGACAGCGACGGAATCGATGACGTGACTCTGTATTACAAGGACTACAATGATATTCTCTTCAGGACTTTGCCTCTCAATTATTCTGCGGAAAAAGACACCTGGAATGGAACTTTGCATGCCAATACGCAGGACTTTACCGTAATACACTACTACCTTCGTGCGAGGGATGCGATGGGCGCGACTGTCCGTTACGTTAGCAACGGGTATTCTGTCACGGGAGCCTGCGAAGTGAAGTCTTTCGTAACGGATTCTATTCCAGATGGTTCTCAGGAATTCAACCATCGCGATTCTATCGTGTATTCCCTCATTGCCGATCTGGCCGAAATGTACGATTCGGATTTGGATGGCAAGGCCGATTTCGTCAGAATCCATTTCAAGAACGAAAGCGACAACAAAGTTCTGAGCATTGACTCCATCTTCTGGAACTCCAATCGCGGTGAATGGCGGTTCGCGGAAGGATGGAATATCCAGAAAAGCAGAAGCGATGCGAAATGGACCGAGGCTTATATAAATGAACCCTTCCAGTACGGCTTGACCAAGGCGGATTCGGTAAGGAAACCCTTCCTGAGTTTTACGACCACCGGTTCCAACACTCTGGAGAATGTTGCGTTGAAGGATAAGGTGGGAGCAGTTCCCATGAGGGCGGTTAAGCGCCAAGGAAAGCTCAATCTTGAAAAGTACATGGATCCCCATTCGGATATTCCTCCCGATACGCTAGTTATCCAGATGTCCGAACCAATCTTGAGTACCGGAGGCGAAAATGCGTGGGAAGGCCTGTTCCGTTATTCGACGTCGTGCGAGGACACGGTCACAAATGCGTTGATTACGAGCGTTCCTCCGACTGTCGAAGAAAATGGTTTGCGGTGGACATTCCTGCTGGATGACTTTTCCATCAAGACGGGCTTCTGCCTGCGTACCAGCCCGGAGGCCGACTTCGCGGATATGGCGGGGAATACGCCAGGTCGAGGCGGTGTCGAGATTCGGGGCATGGACGGGGTTGTTTACATTACGGGAATAAAACCGTTGCAGCCGGTCAGTGGGATAGGGGAAAGCCCGGCATGGATTCCTCCGGGAGGTTTCGGATGGGAACAACTTCCGGATACCCTTTCTGCCATCAGCGTAAAAGCGATGGCCCCCTATACGGCGGATATTTACATCTTCGACGGGATATCGATATTCGTGAACCACATGGAACAGAAATTCGGTTATGATGGCGAGATGGACAATCCGCTGCGTGACAATGAAGATGGATCCAATTTGGGATTCCTTTACTGGGACCAACTCTCCAATAAGGGACGCAAGGCCGGTACGGGAGTCTATATCTGGAAAATCATCTTTACGTTCGAAGATGGCCATAAGGAGACGGTCACCATCAAGACGGGAATCAAGCGGTAG
- a CDS encoding polysaccharide deacetylase family protein, producing the protein MKTRKTVFSAKTAITAWSLAMGLAGICAAAPIETVPWNGHVGAVSFTFDDALENQVQNLKPILDEMSDVHVTFFLTNMGNGLQKNAAGFAALAKSGHEIGNHTDTHAHLSGISSNSELEKEIVTFADKIESVMAENGAKVRVTSLATPFCENNDQVSAVINTRHFINRDCGWHGRNEWDVEAKWMSIQAKIWTRSGATVTEMLSSLDTAAFIGDFSNANPWDVSVKGGSWLVVLNHGVTDDTGDDYATNPSDIKKLFQHALENDLWVAPFGTIGAYHRAHFIVDKAEKTETENGYTIKWDIPNEHMPESVPLRVKIDTKSVDEKAVVEQDGKVLKPESDGTYIIEFMAKALTVRKPKDGEDNPQDSTVVLAKAQQVYRDYTKFTLFDMNGNNLGSIDGFAVPARFPKASYIIRAEAKGLSPKIVKVQSR; encoded by the coding sequence ATGAAAACAAGAAAAACCGTCTTTTCTGCAAAAACGGCCATTACGGCATGGAGTTTAGCAATGGGCCTTGCAGGAATCTGCGCAGCAGCGCCTATCGAAACAGTTCCCTGGAACGGACACGTCGGTGCCGTCAGTTTCACGTTTGACGATGCACTCGAAAATCAGGTGCAGAACTTGAAGCCCATACTGGATGAAATGTCCGATGTCCACGTGACGTTTTTCCTCACGAACATGGGAAACGGCCTCCAGAAAAATGCGGCAGGTTTTGCGGCCCTGGCAAAATCGGGACATGAAATCGGGAACCATACCGATACGCACGCCCACTTAAGCGGCATCAGCAGCAATAGCGAACTGGAAAAAGAGATCGTCACCTTCGCCGACAAAATCGAAAGCGTCATGGCAGAAAACGGCGCAAAGGTCCGCGTCACATCGCTCGCCACGCCCTTCTGCGAAAACAACGACCAGGTCAGCGCCGTCATAAACACGCGGCACTTCATCAACCGCGACTGCGGCTGGCACGGGCGAAACGAATGGGATGTCGAGGCGAAATGGATGAGCATCCAGGCCAAGATTTGGACACGCTCCGGCGCAACCGTAACCGAAATGCTCTCGTCACTCGACACGGCTGCATTCATCGGGGACTTCAGCAACGCAAACCCGTGGGATGTTTCCGTAAAGGGCGGCTCATGGCTCGTCGTACTGAACCATGGCGTAACCGACGATACCGGCGACGACTACGCCACCAACCCCAGCGACATCAAGAAGCTTTTCCAGCATGCGCTCGAAAACGACCTGTGGGTAGCGCCCTTCGGGACCATCGGGGCCTATCACCGCGCACACTTTATCGTTGACAAGGCCGAAAAGACGGAAACCGAGAATGGCTACACCATCAAGTGGGATATTCCGAACGAGCACATGCCCGAAAGCGTTCCGCTCCGAGTAAAAATCGACACCAAGTCCGTCGACGAAAAGGCAGTCGTAGAGCAGGACGGCAAGGTTCTAAAGCCCGAGAGCGACGGCACCTACATCATCGAATTTATGGCGAAGGCACTCACCGTGCGTAAGCCCAAGGATGGCGAAGACAATCCGCAAGATTCTACAGTGGTACTAGCGAAGGCACAACAAGTCTATCGCGATTACACGAAATTCACGTTGTTCGACATGAACGGAAACAATCTCGGGTCCATCGACGGTTTTGCCGTACCCGCAAGATTCCCGAAAGCCTCCTATATCATTCGAGCCGAAGCAAAGGGGCTCTCGCCGAAGATCGTGAAAGTCCAGTCTAGATAA
- the rbr gene encoding rubrerythrin, producing MANKYAGTQTEKNLQAAFAGESQARNKYTYFASAAKKEGFEQIAELFLKTADNEKEHAKMWFKELEGIGDTAANLSAAADGENYEWTDMYEDFAKTAEAEGFTVLAKKFRMVAAIEKRHEERYRALLKNVETAAVFEKSEVKVWECRNCGHIVVGTKAPAACPVCAHPQSFFEVTAENY from the coding sequence ATGGCAAACAAGTACGCTGGTACCCAAACCGAAAAGAACCTCCAGGCCGCATTCGCAGGCGAATCCCAGGCCCGCAACAAGTACACCTACTTTGCAAGCGCCGCAAAGAAGGAAGGCTTTGAACAGATTGCGGAACTCTTCCTCAAGACCGCCGACAACGAGAAGGAACACGCCAAGATGTGGTTCAAGGAACTCGAAGGTATCGGTGACACCGCTGCCAACCTGAGTGCCGCCGCCGATGGTGAAAACTACGAATGGACCGACATGTACGAAGACTTCGCGAAGACTGCCGAGGCCGAAGGCTTCACTGTCCTTGCCAAGAAGTTCCGCATGGTTGCCGCTATCGAAAAGCGCCACGAAGAACGCTACCGCGCCCTCCTCAAGAACGTGGAAACTGCCGCCGTGTTCGAGAAGAGCGAAGTCAAGGTGTGGGAATGCCGCAACTGTGGCCACATCGTCGTGGGTACCAAGGCCCCGGCCGCATGCCCGGTATGTGCCCATCCGCAGTCCTTCTTCGAAGTAACTGCTGAAAACTACTAA
- a CDS encoding GNAT family N-acetyltransferase — protein sequence MKNYTIRTEQPCDFRAIENLTREAFWNVYRPGCTEHYVLHCYRNNPDFVPELSLILEVEGEIVGHVMYAWSHIDADDGRKIRMMTFGPISIRPDFKRKGYGKILLDHSMELAKKMGAGCLLIVGNIDFYGKSGFVPALTKGIRYADDPEATYFLCKELDDGFLGGITGSYHDPEGYFVAEQNPEAFERFDADFPPKEKLKLPGQLF from the coding sequence ATGAAAAATTACACTATCCGCACGGAACAGCCGTGCGATTTTAGGGCAATCGAAAATCTCACTCGCGAAGCATTCTGGAACGTCTACCGTCCCGGCTGCACTGAGCATTACGTGCTTCACTGCTACAGGAACAATCCCGACTTCGTCCCGGAACTTTCGCTCATCCTGGAAGTCGAAGGTGAAATCGTCGGGCACGTGATGTACGCATGGTCGCACATCGACGCCGATGACGGTCGCAAAATCAGGATGATGACCTTCGGGCCCATCAGCATTCGCCCCGATTTCAAGCGGAAAGGCTACGGGAAAATCCTCCTGGACCATTCCATGGAACTCGCGAAAAAGATGGGAGCCGGCTGCCTCCTGATCGTGGGCAACATCGATTTCTACGGCAAGAGCGGTTTTGTGCCCGCACTCACCAAGGGAATCCGTTACGCCGACGATCCGGAAGCCACCTACTTCTTGTGCAAGGAACTGGACGATGGTTTCTTGGGCGGAATTACCGGTTCATACCACGATCCTGAGGGGTACTTTGTCGCAGAACAGAACCCCGAAGCATTCGAGCGATTCGATGCGGATTTCCCACCTAAAGAAAAGCTCAAGTTGCCCGGGCAATTGTTCTAG
- a CDS encoding radical SAM protein → MKNFVEFKPFYSHETDVYNLKDFTPAIVDKAYLDNLGVKVAPSESTLEGLMRGSKVFMERVKNRTVIPVSKLYLEEIDPEKVQTEIHNYTGRCPTLTFEINPIKGCNVGCQYCLVTDGVHEQKLVAYENYHLYVRKLLEDMNGDPWGPVTEEDIHKKNVLLQDLATAIEEAPERKQEIEAKIVELSRGKNWNHYYYFSPKTEAFQEPTVQTGIAHRILKEFIEHFKKHPDSNARLFIASKSGPKHLLYEYEGETILDLFEQLKGKMQFNTSVSIMPTEFRNLLEPFAAPIDERLQSVKLCRERGIQANSALIQPIVMPYLTDEHIKEFFDKLHDAGIINYKPEFLTACMENLAMLGQWLGHFDKDLERELYEVYLKPSNADHRKQRGRTAPERELCIAAIKRMMDYTQTLGMSTSICYWVRKQLQIPNTLIPIINQNGFQCLGYQSKLFQK, encoded by the coding sequence ATGAAGAATTTTGTCGAATTTAAGCCTTTTTATTCTCATGAGACGGATGTCTACAACCTCAAAGATTTTACTCCTGCTATTGTAGACAAGGCATATTTGGATAATCTCGGTGTCAAAGTCGCTCCCTCCGAAAGTACCCTCGAGGGCCTTATGCGCGGTTCCAAGGTGTTTATGGAACGCGTCAAGAACAGGACGGTCATACCCGTATCGAAGCTCTATCTCGAAGAAATCGACCCCGAAAAGGTCCAGACGGAAATCCACAACTACACGGGCCGCTGCCCGACGCTCACCTTCGAAATCAATCCCATCAAGGGTTGCAATGTCGGCTGCCAGTACTGTCTGGTGACCGACGGCGTGCATGAACAGAAGTTAGTCGCTTACGAGAACTACCACCTGTACGTACGCAAACTGCTCGAAGACATGAACGGCGACCCCTGGGGCCCGGTGACCGAAGAGGATATCCACAAGAAGAACGTCCTTTTGCAGGATCTCGCGACCGCCATCGAGGAGGCTCCGGAGCGCAAGCAGGAAATCGAGGCGAAGATCGTGGAACTGAGCCGCGGCAAGAACTGGAATCATTATTACTACTTCTCGCCCAAGACGGAAGCGTTCCAGGAACCGACGGTGCAGACCGGCATCGCGCACAGGATTCTGAAGGAATTCATCGAACACTTCAAGAAGCATCCCGATTCCAATGCGAGGCTTTTTATCGCATCGAAATCCGGCCCTAAGCACCTGCTGTACGAATACGAAGGCGAAACCATCCTCGACCTTTTCGAACAGCTCAAGGGAAAGATGCAGTTCAACACCAGCGTTTCCATTATGCCCACCGAGTTCAGGAACCTGCTGGAACCTTTTGCGGCTCCCATTGACGAACGCCTGCAATCTGTGAAGCTGTGCCGTGAACGCGGGATTCAGGCAAACTCGGCGCTTATCCAGCCCATCGTGATGCCGTACCTCACCGACGAACATATCAAGGAATTTTTCGACAAGCTGCACGATGCGGGCATCATCAACTACAAGCCGGAATTCCTGACCGCCTGCATGGAGAACCTGGCCATGCTCGGGCAATGGCTCGGGCACTTCGACAAGGATTTGGAACGAGAACTCTACGAAGTCTACCTGAAGCCCAGCAATGCCGACCACCGCAAGCAGCGCGGCCGCACGGCTCCCGAAAGGGAACTCTGCATCGCCGCCATCAAGCGGATGATGGATTACACGCAGACGCTCGGCATGTCGACCAGCATCTGCTATTGGGTCCGCAAACAGTTGCAGATTCCGAATACCCTCATTCCCATCATCAACCAGAATGGATTCCAGTGCCTTGGATACCAGTCCAAGCTGTTCCAGAAATAA
- a CDS encoding TIGR02147 family protein — translation MKPITEYKDYRKYMQDFYDERKRTGAFSWREFSKLAGFTSPTYIKLVCEGKSGLSKVKTPQVSKAMGLSGYEEEYFLLLVMFAKATRDADRKAILLKLEKIAIEHKARVIDSDAFQYYESWKYPVIRELAPMMPGAQPRKLADECKEYVSAEEVRDILAFLVKAGFLKKDGEKNYSQTEKAVIGSAEALPIAIRAMHKEMGNMAVRAVDRYNANERYFTGMTIGVNEANYARIVAEIDACAKRIAAIANEGENLNQVYGLNFQLFPFTNKIEGESHA, via the coding sequence ATGAAGCCGATTACCGAATACAAAGATTACCGCAAATACATGCAAGACTTCTACGATGAACGCAAACGTACGGGCGCATTCTCGTGGAGGGAATTCTCGAAACTTGCCGGGTTCACCTCCCCCACATACATCAAGCTGGTATGCGAAGGGAAGAGCGGCCTGAGCAAAGTCAAGACACCGCAGGTATCCAAGGCGATGGGCCTGAGCGGATACGAAGAAGAATACTTTTTGCTCCTCGTCATGTTCGCCAAGGCAACCAGGGATGCCGACAGGAAGGCGATACTTCTCAAGCTGGAGAAAATCGCCATCGAGCACAAAGCGCGCGTGATTGACAGCGATGCATTCCAATACTACGAATCGTGGAAGTATCCCGTCATTCGCGAACTCGCCCCGATGATGCCCGGCGCCCAGCCCCGCAAACTCGCCGACGAATGCAAAGAGTACGTTTCTGCCGAAGAAGTCCGCGACATCCTCGCCTTTTTGGTGAAAGCCGGATTTTTAAAGAAGGACGGCGAAAAAAATTATTCGCAAACCGAGAAAGCCGTTATCGGATCTGCAGAAGCGCTCCCTATCGCCATTCGCGCCATGCACAAGGAAATGGGCAACATGGCCGTGCGCGCCGTAGACCGCTACAACGCGAACGAACGCTATTTCACCGGAATGACCATCGGCGTGAACGAAGCCAACTACGCGCGCATCGTGGCTGAAATCGATGCCTGCGCCAAAAGGATCGCGGCCATCGCGAACGAAGGCGAAAACTTAAACCAGGTCTACGGCCTGAACTTCCAACTTTTTCCATTTACAAACAAAATCGAAGGAGAGTCCCATGCTTAA
- a CDS encoding glycoside hydrolase family 5 protein → KDGVINQSWMDSVQTVVDMCMRAGLVTILNIHWDGGWLEGNLSDDKKDEVNAKQKAYWTQIATHFKNYNERLLFASANEPATTDDNYKHETEILMTYHQTFVDAVRATGGNNESRTLIIQGPSTSVDRSCEVMPVDKLPKDKIENRLMVEVHYYDPYTYTLMNEPADWGAIVQPQYYWGTGDNLATGDDVVYNCGYNAWANAMGDPCTGDRMDDQFGKMKTTFVDKGVPVIIGEFGANDRVGVLTGDKYAKHRKGRLEYYDYLMNSAKKNKVVPIAWDTGHEGENNMTIIRRQSEPDGSIFDMEVLNLMRKAYGLGDYVNKGITHVEDFVEGTTGIIEAETFRRGMAKWNAPNLRRDGLRLLADGTIKLFDINGNLLRSGSSEISLQGLRQGIYIAKSGNSLLKVNLR, encoded by the coding sequence AAAGACGGCGTCATAAACCAGAGCTGGATGGATTCGGTGCAGACGGTGGTGGACATGTGCATGCGCGCGGGCCTTGTCACGATCCTGAATATCCACTGGGACGGCGGCTGGCTTGAAGGAAACCTCAGCGACGACAAGAAAGACGAGGTGAACGCCAAGCAGAAGGCGTACTGGACCCAGATTGCGACGCACTTCAAGAACTACAATGAGCGCTTGCTTTTCGCGAGCGCGAACGAGCCTGCTACTACCGACGATAACTACAAGCACGAAACCGAAATTCTGATGACGTATCACCAGACGTTCGTTGACGCGGTGCGTGCCACGGGCGGCAATAACGAAAGCCGTACGCTGATTATTCAAGGGCCTTCAACCAGCGTGGACCGCAGCTGCGAAGTCATGCCGGTGGATAAGCTTCCGAAAGATAAGATTGAAAACCGCTTGATGGTGGAGGTGCATTACTACGATCCCTACACTTACACGCTCATGAACGAGCCTGCCGATTGGGGCGCCATTGTGCAACCGCAGTATTACTGGGGCACGGGCGACAATCTCGCGACTGGTGACGATGTGGTGTACAACTGCGGATACAACGCTTGGGCGAATGCCATGGGTGACCCCTGCACCGGCGACCGTATGGATGACCAGTTTGGCAAAATGAAGACGACTTTTGTGGACAAGGGCGTGCCGGTGATTATCGGTGAATTCGGTGCCAACGACCGCGTAGGCGTCTTGACGGGCGACAAGTATGCAAAACACCGCAAGGGGCGTCTTGAGTATTATGACTACCTGATGAATTCTGCAAAGAAGAATAAGGTGGTGCCCATTGCTTGGGATACGGGTCACGAAGGTGAAAACAACATGACCATTATCCGCAGGCAATCAGAACCCGATGGATCCATTTTCGATATGGAAGTGCTGAACCTGATGCGCAAGGCTTACGGGCTTGGCGATTACGTGAACAAGGGAATCACCCACGTGGAAGATTTTGTGGAGGGAACGACCGGCATAATCGAAGCGGAAACGTTCCGTCGGGGCATGGCAAAATGGAATGCTCCCAATCTCCGCCGCGATGGTTTGAGACTCCTTGCCGACGGGACCATCAAACTGTTCGATATTAACGGCAACCTGCTCCGCAGTGGTTCCTCGGAAATATCGCTACAGGGCCTGCGCCAGGGAATCTACATCGCCAAAAGCGGGAATAGCCTGCTGAAGGTAAATTTGCGATAA
- a CDS encoding WbqC family protein has translation MIIAGNQPYFFPYIGFWQLVSAADLFLIGDNYNFIKRGWIQRNRILINGKPFFFGLEVKHITSFRKINETEFVDFDVAQKLNTVYRAYRKAPQFDAGYNLVKTILDNPERNVAEFLFQSIKDVCRFLGINTKFMRSSEIPGNDNYKREYRIYDFCHRLGGDTYLNAVGGQDLYHFDDFEKHGVTLKFIHPNIRPYKQFYNEFVPGLSILDVIMFNSVNTIKNMLEDCSFIEKQK, from the coding sequence TTGATTATCGCCGGAAACCAGCCTTATTTTTTTCCGTATATCGGATTCTGGCAGCTCGTCAGTGCTGCCGACCTGTTCCTGATTGGGGACAACTACAACTTCATCAAACGTGGATGGATTCAAAGAAACAGGATTCTTATCAACGGCAAGCCGTTTTTCTTTGGACTGGAAGTGAAGCACATTACGTCTTTCAGGAAAATAAACGAGACTGAATTTGTCGATTTCGATGTCGCCCAAAAACTGAATACCGTTTATCGCGCCTACCGCAAGGCACCGCAGTTCGATGCGGGTTATAACCTCGTGAAGACGATTTTGGACAATCCGGAACGCAATGTCGCGGAGTTCCTTTTCCAGTCGATAAAGGATGTTTGCCGGTTCCTCGGGATAAACACGAAATTCATGAGAAGTTCCGAAATACCGGGCAACGACAACTACAAGCGGGAATACCGCATTTACGATTTCTGTCACCGGCTCGGGGGAGATACTTATCTCAACGCCGTAGGCGGGCAGGATCTGTATCATTTTGATGACTTTGAAAAACACGGAGTTACGCTGAAATTCATTCATCCCAATATCCGGCCCTACAAGCAGTTCTATAACGAATTCGTTCCGGGGCTTTCCATTTTGGACGTCATCATGTTCAATTCGGTGAATACCATAAAGAACATGCTTGAAGACTGCAGTTTTATTGAGAAGCAGAAATAG